The genomic interval TTGGAATGACTTTTGTAATTGGAAGGCTTCTGGCTCCAAATCCTGCTGCGGGTATAATTGCTTTTCTTACCGTTATCCTTTGTATTAAGTCACATAATTAGCTTATTCATTTTTTGTATCAACAGTTCCATATCCATTTGGAAAAGGGCTGTGTATTTTATAAATAAAGGCTGCAGTTTTGCAGCCTGAATGTAATTTCTTGTTATTATTTAGCTTACCGTCTCACCTGTTTAGGATTGCTGCCGCATCCGCATCCTCCATTTCCGAATTTCCGTCTTTTATAGCCCCCTCCATGCACAGTATAATTGTCACTAGTCTTATGCCCTATATAAAGGTTTTTTTCATGTTGTTTTGAAACGGATCTATTAACAATTTGCAAGCCCTGTTTTTTGTGCAAAATGAATTCCTCCTAGTCGTTTAAGTACACTACATTAAATTATATGATTCTATTAGTTATGTCGTGTTCAAACTAAAACCCAAATAAAAATGTGAGTAGAAAATAGTATTAGAAATAAGTTTGCTGTGTTTGGAGGATGAGAATTCTACCCTATTAAACAACACCATTTTCACCTCAATTTCTTTTAACTAAAGATAGAGTGAGGTGATGTTTCTCTAAGATCTTCACAGCGTCTCTGATGTTCTGCTATTTTCCAGAAGCCTGACTTAGTACATAAAAATAAAAAACGGCGTTCCGCTGGATCCGCCGTCTAGTTCACTCATCAATAACGAGTAATTTCATTGGTGTTACTGTTTTGCCATCCATCTTAAAACATTTCACTTCTACTTTTCCTTTATAAAATGAAACAATAATATAGGCTAAGTGGGGATAAGGATTATTTTTAATATCATGTGATGAAGGAAAGGCGGGTGTACTCGGGTGTGAATGAAAAATGCCTGAAAGTTTTTCCCCATTTTCCTCCATTTTTTCAACAGCCGTTTTAACAGTCTCTGCAGACAAATAAAAACGATTGGGATTAAGGGATTCATTTAATAATTTCCATACAGTGCTCCCTGTTGCTTTGACGCCCGAAAGTAACCCGCATGCTTCATTAGGCAAGGCTTTTTGACAATAAGAAATCATATCCTCATATACCGTTTTTTTAATCTCAAATTGAGCAGCATCGCCTTTATGGCTTAAGTTATTCTTTATTCCATTGGTTTCCATAGGGTCCGGGAGCTGAGGGCTGAGTTGTTTTGCTTCGTAATGTGAAAAAGTCCATTGTTGTGGAAGCGTTATTCTGACTTTTTGGGATAGGCTGGTATGAACCTTGCTGTTGGGACGCGATTCGTTGAAACCAGTCAGTTGATTGTTGACTTTGATTTGGAGCAGGTTTGTTTTGTATAGGTGACAGCTGTTCAGACTGGGCTAATATTTGCTGTGCTGGCTTTTCGATTCCAGGCATCGATTGTGAAAGCGGTTGTTTGATATACTGCTTAATAAAATTTTCCTTTTCTTCCAAGTTTGATTCCAAACCGGCAAACTGAGCTTTCATTTGCTTCATTTGTTTTTCCCAAATCTCCCGATCTTTCTCATATTGTATAATTTTTTCTTGATATAATTTCATCTCATCTCTAAATTGTTCCATCTGACGGTGAAGGGCAAGTTCATTGTCTTTTTTTAATTTATAGATTTCAATCTCTTTCGCTTGTAGGTCTTGGGCTAGCTTCACGTTATTCTGCTCCATCTCTTCCATTTTCACAATCGTAGCTTTTGTTTGGGCTAATTCAGTTTTTAATTCATCAATTTGTTTGGACCACGACCCTTTTTCCGTATCAAATTCCTCGGACTTTTCTTTATACACGTTGACCTGATCCTGTACATGTTCAAGAACATGCAGGTAAGATTCTTTTTCACGCTTATAGTGATCAGTCAGCATATTGAATTCTTCAATTTTTGATTCTAAATCTTCCTTCAGCTTGAGCTTTTCAGTTTCGAATTGTTCGAGGCGAGACAATGAATTCTGAGCTTTCAGCAACTCAGTTCTCATGATTTCAATCTGATTTTCAAGCTCATTCTTCTGTGCCTCAGACCTTTCATAATCTTCTTTAAGCTGAACTACCTCTTGCATAAGCATCTCCTTCTCCTTTTTTATTTGATTAAGCTCTAAAGTTTTTGCTTCCAATTGGTGTTTTAACGACGATGTCATCCGAACTAACTGTTTTGTTTCTGTAAAAACTTCGTTAAGGTTGGAGGTTATTTTATCAAGCCGCTTTTCGTCGGATTTCCTTTGAGAAGAGAGTTTCGAAATGCTGTCATGAAACGAAGCATTTTCCTCTTCAAGTTTGGCAATTTTATTGAGCAGTGCTGTTTTTTCTTCAACAAACTGATTTTTCTCTTCCTCCAGCTTGCTCACTTCTGCCACAAGGTTTTCCTGACTATTTGACAGTTCATTTTTTAACGATTCCAATTCCATTATTTGAGATTTTGCATTCGCTAAATCTGTTTGAAGATGACCAACTGACTCAAGAGCGGCATTCTTATCTGATTCCAATTGGGTGATCGTTTGTAGATAGGATACGTTTTTCTGTTGTAATTGTTCCTGTTTTTGTTTTAAATCTTCCAATTCCTGAGCAATTTTTTTATTTTGTTCGGTTGTATTGTTCAAAACCTCATTATTCTTTTCTAGTTCCAGTTCCAACTCATTTTTTTCCTTGCTCATCTCGCTTATTTTCGTATGCGCTTCGTCTAAAACCCCATTAGTCTTTTCCAGTTCGAGTTCCAACGTATTTTTTTCCTTACTTATCTCGCTTATTTTCGTATGCGCTTCGTCTAAAACCCCATTTTTATTTTTCAGCTCGAGTTCCAACGTATTTTTTTCCTTGCTCATCTCGCTTATTTTCGTATGTGCTTCGACCAATAAACCATTATTCTTTTCCAGTTCGAGTTCCAACGTATTTTTTTCCTTGCTCATCTCGCTTATTTTCGTATGCGCTTCGTCTAAAACCCCATTAGTCTTTTCCAGTTCGAGTTCCAACGTATTTTTTTCCTTGCTCATCTCGCTTATTTTCGTATGCGCTTCGACCAATAAACCATTAGTCTTTTCCAGTTCCAGTTCCAACGTATTTTTTTCCTTACTTATCTCGCTTATTTTCGTATGCGCTTCGTCTAAAACCCCATTTTTATTTTTCAGCTCGAGTTCCAACGTATTTTTTTCCTTGCTCATCTCGCTTATTTTCGTATGAGCTTCGACCAATAAACCATTATTCTTTTCCAGTTCGAGTTCCAACGTATTTTTTTCCTTGCTCATCTCGCTTATTTTCGTATGCGCTTCGGCTAAAACCCCATTTTTCTTTTCCAGTTCCAGTTCCAATGTATTTTTTTCCTTGCTCATCTCGCTTATATTCTTATAAGCTTCGGATAAAACCCCATTTTTCTTTTCCAGTTCCAGTTCCAATGTATTTTTTTCCTTGCTCATCTCGCTTATATTCGTACGCGCTTCGGCCAAAAAACCATTATTCTTTTCCAGTTCCAGTTCCAACTCAGTTTTTTCCTTACTCATCTCGTTTATTTTCGTATGCGCTTCGGCTAAACCTGCTGCCATTTTCTCAATTTGCTGGTTAAAATCTGCCTCTTTTTGTTGAAACATTTTACCCTCGTTTTCGATCTGCGTAAATTTCTTTAGGAGCTGTTCATGATCTGATCTCGCAATTTCCAATTCTTTGGCAACCTCAGCTTTTTTTAGAAGCACATTCTCCAGTTCTTCAACTTTACTAGCAAGCGTAAGTTCCAATTGTTGTTTTTCATTTTCCATTGTTTTAATAGTTATATTTAATTGACCTTGTTCTACACTAAATTCAGCGAGCTGGCTCTCTAAGGAAAGCTCTTTTCTTTTAAGATTTTCCACCTTTTCTTCTTTGTCGATCAGCTGTTTCTGCAGTTCATCAATACTTTTTTCCATCGTTTGCTTTTCCTGATAGAACTGTTCCTTCTCTTCAACAGCTTTCTTTAATGCTGATTTTTGCTGTTGAAGTTCCTTTTTCAGTTCCTGTTCTTTTAAAATTAACTGATGTTTCTCTTCACTATACTCCTCTAAGCGGGATAAATCCTTTCTCATCTTCTCTATCTCAGCTTCACTAATCTGTTTTTCTTTTAAATATCTTTCTGAGTTCTCCTTATGGAATTCCGTTTCTTTTCTTAACTCTTCTGTCAATTTGACGAGCCTCTCATTTTCACTTGCAAACCTTTCAATTTCGTCAACAAACTCCGTTTTTCCAGTGCTCTTCTCAAGCTGTGTTATTTTTTTTTGATAAGCAGCATTTTTCAGGAGCAGCTCATTATAATCGTTAATCAATTCATCTCTCTCTTTACTATACGACACACTGTCATTTAATACTTCCTGAAGTTGCTTTCTCAACCTGTCGTTGACTTGATTCATTATGTTTACACGTTCATTGTACTTTCGTAGTTTCGACTCATTATCTGTTCGGTACATCGATAGTTCTGACTCAAGATGGATGACTTTCTGCTGCAACTGTAAGTGGGATAGTTTTTCATACTTACTCCTACTTGGCATTATTTTTCCCCCCTTAGGCAAATGCCCAATTCAATCTCTTTTCATTTTATGCTTGTAAAGATAAAACGTGTAACTGTCGAGTATAAAAATTAAATATCTTTCTAGGAAATCATTTAATTGCTGGCTATATATAATAGAACCACCATGAGGCTTAACAAATCTATAATCGAAATCCAATCCTATAACTCCACTAAAAAACCAGTTTTGCTTGTTGTCTCTTAATCTTTAATGAAGGAACGCTGAACAAATTAGGCATGTACCACCTCAAGATTAGCGCACACCTATTTACATTGGGAATATATTATCTATGGGTCAACTGTATCTTCGTTATTTCACTCCTTATGTGCCGGTAACTATTTTTAAGGAATTCAAGTTAATCAAAAGCCTATGCACACCATCATGATACTCGCATAGAATACAGTAGGCTCTACCCAATTAACTATTTAAATGAGAGGATGTTAGATTAATGGATTTTAATTCAATTAGCGGTGGTCAGGAAACTTTATGTATCAAAGTTAATAAAGTTTATGACTGGGTTACCCGCCAAGTAGATGTTCCGCTATTAGCCTTTACTGGGGCCACGGCTCTTCCAACTCTTGGCTTTGATTGTGGGGCTATAGCACCAACTCCAACTCCTGGTTTTGATGACCCTTGTGCATTTTTAGGCGGCACTTTTACAGTAGAATGTTTCCCTACCGATGAAGAGGGAACTCCTATTGATCCATTAGCGCCTGGTGCAATACTTTGTCAAGAAATACCACAACCTGAGGGACGTGCAACTGGGCAGTTCCAATTGCCGGATGGATCTACTGTTACACTCCAAAAAGTGAAAGTGCTGAAAAAGGGATTCGTTGTTGTTCGTGTATCAAACCCTCAAGGTGAAGTATGTCAATCGGCTCCAATCGCTTGGGCTGTTGCCGAGAAGTTTTTCTTATGCGCA from Metabacillus sediminilitoris carries:
- a CDS encoding Mov34/MPN/PAD-1 family protein, which translates into the protein METNGIKNNLSHKGDAAQFEIKKTVYEDMISYCQKALPNEACGLLSGVKATGSTVWKLLNESLNPNRFYLSAETVKTAVEKMEENGEKLSGIFHSHPSTPAFPSSHDIKNNPYPHLAYIIVSFYKGKVEVKCFKMDGKTVTPMKLLVIDE
- a CDS encoding coiled-coil domain-containing protein translates to MTEELRKETEFHKENSERYLKEKQISEAEIEKMRKDLSRLEEYSEEKHQLILKEQELKKELQQQKSALKKAVEEKEQFYQEKQTMEKSIDELQKQLIDKEEKVENLKRKELSLESQLAEFSVEQGQLNITIKTMENEKQQLELTLASKVEELENVLLKKAEVAKELEIARSDHEQLLKKFTQIENEGKMFQQKEADFNQQIEKMAAGLAEAHTKINEMSKEKTELELELEKNNGFLAEARTNISEMSKEKNTLELELEKKNGVLSEAYKNISEMSKEKNTLELELEKKNGVLAEAHTKISEMSKEKNTLELELEKNNGLLVEAHTKISEMSKEKNTLELELKNKNGVLDEAHTKISEISKEKNTLELELEKTNGLLVEAHTKISEMSKEKNTLELELEKTNGVLDEAHTKISEMSKEKNTLELELEKNNGLLVEAHTKISEMSKEKNTLELELKNKNGVLDEAHTKISEISKEKNTLELELEKTNGVLDEAHTKISEMSKEKNELELELEKNNEVLNNTTEQNKKIAQELEDLKQKQEQLQQKNVSYLQTITQLESDKNAALESVGHLQTDLANAKSQIMELESLKNELSNSQENLVAEVSKLEEEKNQFVEEKTALLNKIAKLEEENASFHDSISKLSSQRKSDEKRLDKITSNLNEVFTETKQLVRMTSSLKHQLEAKTLELNQIKKEKEMLMQEVVQLKEDYERSEAQKNELENQIEIMRTELLKAQNSLSRLEQFETEKLKLKEDLESKIEEFNMLTDHYKREKESYLHVLEHVQDQVNVYKEKSEEFDTEKGSWSKQIDELKTELAQTKATIVKMEEMEQNNVKLAQDLQAKEIEIYKLKKDNELALHRQMEQFRDEMKLYQEKIIQYEKDREIWEKQMKQMKAQFAGLESNLEEKENFIKQYIKQPLSQSMPGIEKPAQQILAQSEQLSPIQNKPAPNQSQQSTDWFQRIASQQQGSYQPIPKSQNNASTTMDFFTLRSKTTQPSAPGPYGNQWNKE
- a CDS encoding BMQ_0737 family morphogenetic spore coat protein, with product MDFNSISGGQETLCIKVNKVYDWVTRQVDVPLLAFTGATALPTLGFDCGAIAPTPTPGFDDPCAFLGGTFTVECFPTDEEGTPIDPLAPGAILCQEIPQPEGRATGQFQLPDGSTVTLQKVKVLKKGFVVVRVSNPQGEVCQSAPIAWAVAEKFFLCAPPGTFLQCEITDFECDANLICQRVPGTPGEFAFQQLDISINLCQNVQMEALVKLEITADFCQPRPDMPFVCPPLAFPPQCPTVFPGPGPSPTPTP